The proteins below are encoded in one region of Nakamurella flava:
- a CDS encoding Bax inhibitor-1/YccA family membrane protein, whose product MQKSNNPAFKNMEKVIGAQQTSAPSSDYLNQMYNQPSYTAPARERFLTVDDVVMKTGTLLVLAVVAGFATAWFELYALALPAMIVGLVLSLIVIFKKTISPPLVIGYAIAEGIFLGAITGVFNQWYPGIAAQAIVGTLGVFGGMLVVYKTGAIRVTPRLTKMIIGGIVGVAVLMLFNLVMSLFGVDTGLRSGGALAIGFSILCIALAAFSFLLDFDAIDQAIKEGAPAKTSWYFAFGLMVTLVWLYLEILRLLSYLRD is encoded by the coding sequence GTGCAGAAGAGCAACAACCCCGCCTTCAAGAACATGGAGAAGGTGATCGGGGCGCAGCAGACATCGGCGCCCAGTTCCGACTACCTGAACCAGATGTACAACCAGCCGTCGTACACCGCGCCGGCCCGGGAGCGTTTCCTCACGGTCGACGACGTCGTGATGAAGACCGGCACCCTGCTGGTCCTCGCCGTCGTCGCCGGTTTCGCCACCGCCTGGTTCGAGCTGTACGCGCTGGCCCTGCCGGCGATGATCGTCGGTCTCGTCCTGTCGCTGATCGTCATCTTCAAGAAGACGATCAGCCCGCCGCTGGTCATCGGTTACGCGATCGCCGAGGGCATCTTCCTGGGCGCGATCACCGGGGTGTTCAACCAGTGGTACCCGGGCATCGCGGCGCAGGCCATCGTCGGCACCCTGGGTGTCTTCGGCGGCATGCTCGTCGTCTACAAGACCGGCGCCATCCGGGTCACCCCCCGGCTGACCAAGATGATCATCGGCGGCATCGTCGGTGTCGCCGTGCTCATGCTGTTCAACCTGGTGATGAGCCTGTTCGGCGTCGACACCGGCCTGCGCAGCGGCGGCGCGCTGGCGATCGGCTTCTCCATCCTGTGCATCGCGCTGGCCGCGTTCAGCTTCCTGCTGGACTTCGACGCCATCGACCAGGCGATCAAGGAAGGCGCCCCGGCCAAGACCTCCTGGTACTTCGCCTTCGGGCTCATGGTCACCCTGGTGTGGCTATACCTGGAGATCCTCCGGTTGCTGAGCTACCTGCGGGATTGA
- a CDS encoding glycosyltransferase has product MRRNSGQNSDIPKTLRLGVVTAFPPGRNSLNEFGLHLVRHFSRLPEVAEVVAYVDETDAGAPDPQAKVAFRPCWRFNRLTNLIRIPREILRTRPDAVVINLQFATFGDRRLPGALGLLLPAVLRMLRVPTLLVLHNLADNVDMQDAGFARSALAARLMRLAGRLLTRGLLLADLVTLTIPRYVEFLQSSYGAKNAILAPHGSFEDVAVPSFTVPPGRRSIMAFGKWGTYKTVDMLVDAYSELLDRGYDDLRLVLAGADSPNSAGYMAAAATRYADVPHVEFPGYVAEADVPDLFTRAAVVAFPYTSTTGSSGVLHQAGEYGRAVVLPRIGDLVDIIEEEGFAGVYFAPGDTASLAGALAEVLDDPAKRESLGRRNFAAAAGVPMSEVVEWHLAHIERLLKRRSRR; this is encoded by the coding sequence ATGCGCAGGAACTCAGGCCAGAACTCCGATATACCGAAGACTCTACGCCTCGGCGTCGTCACAGCCTTCCCGCCCGGCCGAAATAGCCTGAACGAGTTCGGCCTGCACCTGGTCCGTCACTTCTCCCGCCTCCCGGAGGTCGCCGAGGTGGTGGCCTACGTCGACGAGACCGACGCCGGGGCGCCCGACCCGCAGGCCAAGGTCGCCTTTCGGCCGTGCTGGCGCTTCAACCGCCTGACCAACCTGATCCGGATCCCCCGCGAGATCCTGCGCACCCGACCCGACGCGGTGGTGATCAACCTGCAGTTCGCCACCTTCGGCGACCGCCGCCTGCCCGGGGCACTGGGGCTGCTCCTGCCGGCGGTGCTGCGGATGCTCCGGGTCCCCACCCTGCTGGTCCTGCACAACCTCGCCGACAACGTCGACATGCAGGACGCCGGGTTCGCGCGGTCGGCACTGGCCGCCCGGCTGATGCGGCTGGCCGGCCGCCTGCTCACCCGCGGCCTGCTGCTGGCCGACCTGGTGACCCTGACGATCCCCCGCTACGTCGAGTTCCTGCAGTCGAGCTACGGGGCGAAGAACGCGATCCTCGCACCGCACGGCAGCTTCGAGGACGTCGCCGTCCCCTCGTTCACCGTCCCGCCCGGGCGCCGGTCCATCATGGCGTTCGGCAAGTGGGGGACATACAAGACCGTCGACATGCTGGTCGACGCCTACAGCGAGCTGCTCGACCGCGGCTACGACGACCTGCGCCTGGTGCTCGCCGGCGCGGACAGCCCGAACTCGGCCGGCTACATGGCCGCTGCGGCCACCCGGTACGCCGACGTCCCGCACGTCGAGTTCCCCGGGTACGTCGCCGAGGCGGACGTCCCCGACCTCTTCACCCGGGCCGCGGTCGTCGCGTTTCCCTACACCTCGACCACCGGTAGCTCGGGGGTGCTGCACCAGGCCGGCGAGTACGGCCGCGCCGTCGTCCTGCCGCGGATCGGTGACCTCGTCGACATCATCGAGGAGGAGGGTTTCGCCGGGGTCTACTTCGCACCCGGGGACACCGCCAGCCTCGCCGGGGCCCTGGCCGAAGTCCTGGACGACCCGGCCAAGCGGGAGTCCCTCGGCCGCCGCAACTTCGCCGCCGCCGCCGGCGTGCCGATGTCCGAAGTGGTCGAGTGGCACCTCGCGCACATCGAACGGCTGCTGAAACGGCGGTCCCGACGATGA
- a CDS encoding oligosaccharide flippase family protein — protein sequence MTTSRAEPVASERRLASGGAVLAVAMMAANAANYLLSLFLGRVLTPAEFSDANLMVTTLFSLTSIALCLQLVASRFIARCDALGVPGDGDALARRLRRLALLAGLVASAVLAVGSPGWSALFQTASPWPFVVLAAGVPFWLVQAVERGVLQARLRFVPLAVSFVVEAGTRIGLGVLLVWAGGGVPGATAALSASFVVTFVVVRIAARVRGARPTGAGVSPAEVRAYAGFVSVLLIGQIIANNSDIFVAKAFLSPTDAGVFAAVALIGRAVFFLTWSVVTVVFPVAARQQAAGRGMPGLLVKATAAVVAIGLLCTAAAWWVGGPVLETVLGPAYAGLSGAMAAYAGATTLFAIGNLVAAHRLSQSRVTESWLLLGAALLQVVLLLVWHRDMADLIAVQAVAMGCLVLVLAVRALPTLPYLSRSSTGARQEVTP from the coding sequence ATGACGACGTCCCGAGCCGAGCCGGTCGCTTCGGAGCGCCGTCTGGCGTCGGGCGGGGCGGTGCTCGCCGTGGCCATGATGGCCGCGAACGCAGCCAACTACCTGCTGAGCCTGTTCCTCGGCCGGGTGCTCACACCGGCGGAGTTCTCCGACGCCAACCTGATGGTGACGACGCTGTTCAGCCTGACGTCGATCGCGCTGTGCCTGCAGCTCGTCGCCTCCCGGTTCATCGCCCGCTGCGACGCCCTGGGCGTCCCGGGGGACGGCGACGCCCTGGCCCGCCGGTTGCGCCGCCTCGCCCTGCTCGCCGGTCTGGTGGCATCCGCCGTCCTGGCCGTGGGGTCGCCGGGCTGGTCGGCCCTGTTCCAGACCGCCTCGCCCTGGCCATTCGTGGTCCTCGCCGCGGGCGTGCCGTTCTGGCTGGTCCAGGCGGTCGAGCGGGGGGTGCTGCAGGCCCGGCTGCGCTTCGTCCCGCTCGCGGTGTCCTTCGTCGTGGAGGCCGGCACGCGGATCGGGCTCGGCGTGCTGCTGGTCTGGGCCGGCGGCGGCGTCCCGGGCGCGACCGCCGCACTGTCCGCGTCGTTCGTGGTCACCTTCGTCGTCGTCCGGATCGCCGCGCGGGTGCGCGGCGCGCGCCCCACCGGCGCGGGTGTCAGCCCCGCGGAGGTGCGCGCCTACGCCGGGTTCGTGTCGGTGCTGCTGATCGGCCAGATCATCGCGAACAACAGCGACATCTTCGTGGCCAAGGCTTTCCTGTCCCCCACCGACGCCGGGGTCTTCGCCGCGGTCGCCCTCATCGGCCGGGCCGTCTTCTTCCTGACCTGGTCGGTGGTGACGGTGGTCTTCCCGGTGGCCGCGCGGCAGCAGGCGGCCGGTCGCGGGATGCCGGGCCTGCTGGTCAAGGCCACGGCCGCGGTCGTCGCCATCGGGCTGCTGTGCACGGCGGCCGCCTGGTGGGTCGGCGGACCGGTGCTGGAGACCGTCCTCGGCCCGGCCTACGCCGGCCTGTCCGGGGCGATGGCCGCCTACGCCGGGGCGACCACGCTCTTCGCGATCGGCAACCTCGTCGCCGCCCACCGCCTGTCGCAGTCCCGGGTCACCGAGTCGTGGCTGCTGCTGGGCGCCGCCCTGTTGCAGGTGGTGCTGCTGCTGGTGTGGCACCGGGACATGGCCGATCTCATCGCCGTCCAGGCGGTCGCCATGGGGTGCCTGGTCCTGGTGCTGGCGGTCCGTGCCCTCCCGACGCTGCCGTACCTGTCCCGTTCGTCCACCGGTGCCCGTCAGGAGGTCACCCCATGA
- a CDS encoding dolichyl-phosphate beta-glucosyltransferase — MTGAPSAYRAYRDWVTTPITGPPAVSVVIPAYNEEWRILPTIGAIATHMSARGGPWELIVADDGSTDATLSLVRDLRFANLRLLVADRNGGKGSAVRRGMLAARGDLVLFADADQSTPIEQFDRLAAMVGDGFDVVVGSRKADGSQVSGRTLTRRMLSGGLQTLVRGMGISVRDTQCGFKLFTRDAARALFSVQLVDGFSFDLEVLYLARRRGYRVAEIPVEWIDAPGSTVDAARVSLQFVRDLARVRLNDVRGRYSSTRAGHRDQPVPTSVPSVGGQST; from the coding sequence ATGACCGGAGCACCGTCGGCCTACCGGGCCTACCGGGACTGGGTCACCACACCGATCACCGGCCCACCCGCGGTCTCCGTGGTGATCCCGGCCTACAACGAGGAGTGGCGCATCCTGCCGACGATCGGCGCGATCGCCACGCACATGAGCGCGCGTGGTGGGCCGTGGGAGCTGATCGTCGCCGACGACGGCTCCACCGACGCCACGCTGTCCCTCGTCCGCGACCTGCGCTTCGCCAACCTGCGCCTGCTGGTCGCCGACCGCAACGGCGGCAAGGGCAGCGCGGTCCGGCGCGGCATGCTGGCCGCCCGGGGCGACCTCGTCCTGTTCGCCGACGCCGACCAGTCCACCCCGATCGAGCAGTTCGACCGGCTGGCCGCGATGGTCGGCGACGGCTTCGACGTCGTGGTCGGGTCGCGCAAGGCCGACGGCTCGCAGGTGAGCGGGCGGACCCTCACGCGGCGGATGCTCAGCGGGGGTCTGCAGACCCTGGTGCGCGGCATGGGGATCTCGGTCCGCGACACCCAGTGCGGCTTCAAGCTCTTCACCCGGGACGCGGCCCGTGCGCTGTTCTCCGTCCAACTGGTCGACGGTTTCTCCTTCGACCTCGAGGTGCTCTACCTCGCGCGTCGGCGCGGCTATCGGGTGGCCGAGATCCCGGTCGAGTGGATCGACGCCCCGGGGTCCACCGTCGACGCCGCCCGGGTGAGCCTGCAGTTCGTCCGCGACCTCGCCCGGGTCCGCCTCAACGACGTCCGCGGCAGGTACTCGTCCACCCGCGCCGGCCACCGCGACCAGCCGGTGCCCACGTCCGTCCCGTCCGTCGGAGGTCAGTCGACATGA
- a CDS encoding STAS domain-containing protein, producing MIISTSLDPDRRVVRLVGRFDAHESATFRDTVHPLITPQTPVLSVDLAQVAFVDSTALSELVRLQKAAQKAGGEVVLVDPSDPVRVILEITELAPLFTTERTAAESR from the coding sequence ATGATCATCAGCACCTCACTCGATCCGGACCGGCGCGTCGTCCGGCTGGTCGGCCGCTTCGACGCCCACGAGTCGGCGACGTTCCGGGACACCGTGCACCCCCTGATCACCCCGCAGACGCCCGTGCTGTCGGTCGACCTCGCGCAGGTCGCCTTCGTGGACTCCACGGCCCTGTCCGAACTGGTGCGCCTGCAGAAGGCCGCCCAGAAGGCCGGCGGCGAAGTGGTGCTGGTCGATCCGTCCGACCCCGTGCGGGTCATCCTGGAGATCACCGAGTTGGCACCGCTGTTCACCACCGAGCGCACGGCGGCGGAGTCCCGGTGA
- a CDS encoding PP2C family protein-serine/threonine phosphatase — protein sequence MTTTAPGLGPPGLVEPAAPATAEAAVEALLGLALPHATTAAGRAAGVVRAALGEFASVQTALTEALVASQDRLLAMKTFTQVNLRDVAGREAVARLLGRALTLTGAATVLLLEEDSVATAVGEVADLDGLADLARAAIRAAPDRVLRTVAGDSAIIGSLDVDTSSAWHLAYFRPAGRRFATSDLPLVESIGAALGIVLAFIELHRRELARAAVAREHEVASALAQSAISAVPPVSARVDIFARTAPASLTGGDFYVFERTGGSIWFAVGDVAGKGLPAAIFMTRAVAACRVAFLAHRDEAVTAAFTRVQDELFDHLEDAGLFLTLVLGVVREDCGTVSLVNAGHSPVLLVKDGTPQVVRASVPPMGIVRRTPVPTTATLSGDDCLVVGTDGLVEQEDPADTMFGYERFGQLCHRHHTRPAPEIGEDIFAEVTRFAAGRPASDDSTLVVLKRLAAAA from the coding sequence GTGACCACCACCGCCCCCGGCCTGGGACCACCCGGACTGGTCGAGCCGGCCGCACCGGCCACCGCCGAGGCGGCCGTCGAGGCGCTCCTCGGGCTCGCCCTCCCGCACGCCACGACGGCCGCGGGCCGGGCCGCCGGGGTCGTCCGCGCCGCGCTGGGCGAGTTCGCGTCCGTCCAGACCGCGCTGACCGAGGCACTGGTCGCCAGCCAGGACCGGCTGCTGGCCATGAAGACGTTCACCCAGGTCAACCTGCGCGACGTCGCCGGCCGGGAGGCCGTCGCCCGGCTGCTCGGCCGGGCCCTGACGCTGACCGGCGCGGCCACCGTCCTGCTGCTGGAGGAGGACAGCGTGGCCACCGCCGTCGGCGAGGTCGCCGATCTGGACGGGCTGGCCGACCTGGCGCGCGCGGCGATCCGTGCCGCGCCCGACCGCGTGCTGCGGACCGTCGCCGGTGACAGCGCGATCATCGGCAGCCTCGACGTGGACACCTCGAGCGCCTGGCACCTGGCCTACTTCCGCCCGGCCGGCCGTCGGTTCGCGACCTCCGACCTGCCGCTCGTCGAATCGATCGGCGCCGCGCTGGGCATCGTCCTGGCCTTCATCGAACTGCACCGCCGCGAGCTGGCCCGGGCGGCGGTCGCCCGCGAACACGAGGTGGCCTCCGCGCTGGCGCAGTCGGCGATCTCCGCCGTGCCGCCGGTCTCGGCCCGCGTCGACATCTTCGCGCGCACCGCTCCGGCGTCGCTGACCGGCGGGGACTTCTACGTCTTCGAGCGGACCGGCGGGTCGATCTGGTTCGCGGTCGGGGACGTGGCCGGCAAGGGCCTGCCCGCGGCGATCTTCATGACCCGGGCGGTGGCCGCGTGCCGGGTCGCGTTCCTGGCCCACCGGGACGAGGCGGTGACCGCGGCCTTCACCCGCGTCCAGGACGAACTGTTCGACCACCTCGAGGACGCCGGGCTGTTCCTCACCCTGGTGCTCGGGGTCGTCCGCGAGGACTGCGGCACCGTGTCGCTGGTCAACGCGGGGCACTCCCCCGTCCTGCTCGTGAAGGACGGCACCCCGCAGGTGGTGCGGGCGTCGGTGCCGCCCATGGGCATCGTGCGGCGGACCCCCGTGCCGACGACGGCCACCCTGTCCGGCGACGACTGCCTCGTCGTCGGGACGGACGGCCTGGTCGAACAGGAGGACCCGGCCGACACGATGTTCGGATACGAACGGTTCGGCCAGCTGTGCCACCGCCACCACACCCGGCCGGCCCCCGAAATCGGGGAGGACATCTTCGCCGAGGTCACCCGGTTCGCCGCCGGCCGCCCGGCCTCCGACGACTCCACCCTGGTCGTCCTCAAGCGCCTCGCGGCCGCGGCATGA
- a CDS encoding ATP-binding protein, with amino-acid sequence MSGPTTATLGLAPTELALRAIGPWLARSVGGLDPATARSLLPRMELAVHETCMNVVHHAALSDGEQIELALTLDPDHLTVWVRDSGAAFDQAGVPEPAGGQLRERGYGVKIARSLVDELTYRRQGSRNELALRIDLEGPP; translated from the coding sequence ATGAGCGGCCCCACGACGGCCACGCTCGGGCTGGCCCCGACGGAGTTGGCCCTGCGGGCCATCGGGCCGTGGCTGGCGCGGTCCGTCGGCGGTCTCGATCCGGCGACGGCCCGGTCCCTGCTGCCCCGGATGGAGCTGGCCGTCCACGAGACGTGCATGAACGTCGTCCACCACGCCGCCCTGTCCGACGGCGAGCAGATCGAACTGGCCCTCACTCTCGACCCGGACCACCTGACCGTCTGGGTGCGGGACTCCGGGGCCGCGTTCGACCAGGCGGGCGTGCCCGAACCGGCCGGCGGGCAGCTGCGCGAGCGCGGTTACGGCGTCAAGATCGCCCGCTCGCTCGTCGACGAACTCACCTACCGCCGACAGGGATCGCGCAACGAACTGGCCCTGCGCATCGACCTGGAAGGACCCCCGTGA
- a CDS encoding STAS domain-containing protein yields MTAADTRPDLDGPRLRWSVTHASPDHATVAFAGRFDAVEALAARTRLAQDDVVGRAHLVLDLHAVTFLDSAGLAVLVRARRDRQRDGRTIALVRPASEDAMRVLRLTQFDQIFTLVDRCPPGGP; encoded by the coding sequence GTGACCGCCGCCGACACCCGCCCCGACCTGGACGGACCCCGCCTGCGGTGGTCGGTCACCCATGCCTCACCGGACCACGCCACCGTCGCCTTCGCCGGCCGGTTCGACGCCGTGGAGGCGCTGGCCGCCCGCACACGCCTCGCCCAGGACGACGTGGTCGGCCGCGCGCACCTGGTGCTGGACCTGCACGCGGTGACCTTCCTGGACAGCGCGGGGCTCGCCGTCCTGGTCCGCGCCCGGCGCGACCGGCAACGGGACGGCCGCACGATCGCCCTGGTCCGCCCGGCGTCGGAGGACGCGATGCGGGTCCTGCGGCTGACCCAGTTCGACCAGATCTTCACCCTGGTCGACCGCTGTCCCCCGGGCGGCCCGTGA
- a CDS encoding response regulator has product MSRRALVVDDDAVSRLVLGHMLRGLQWTVEQAVDAPDAASHLDNAEFDLVISDFLLPSGTGVDVLRTVERRHPGTAFVLVTGFIEHSTLPPETTARLSGQLTKPVSSDTLRTVLDELFPAAGTP; this is encoded by the coding sequence ATGTCGCGGCGCGCCCTGGTGGTCGACGACGACGCCGTGTCCCGGCTCGTCCTCGGCCACATGCTGCGGGGGCTGCAGTGGACGGTGGAGCAGGCGGTGGACGCGCCGGATGCCGCCTCCCACCTGGACAACGCCGAGTTCGACCTCGTCATCTCCGACTTCCTCCTCCCGTCCGGAACCGGCGTCGACGTGCTGCGGACCGTCGAACGACGCCACCCGGGAACCGCGTTCGTGCTGGTCACCGGGTTCATCGAGCATTCGACCCTGCCGCCGGAGACCACGGCCCGCCTCTCGGGCCAACTGACCAAGCCGGTCAGCTCCGACACCCTGCGGACCGTGCTGGACGAGCTGTTCCCGGCGGCTGGGACCCCATGA
- a CDS encoding response regulator, whose translation MTGAAPSPSTTTLRVLVAEDDETLRFLSRRFIEKLGHTVTTVPNGRDAVDAALTGGFDVVLMDVNMPLLDGPQATRMIRTAGDRIRQPHIIALTAAVNAGVRQACRAAGMDAFVTKPFRSADIRQALTGIGTTPAVTGIAPAADTPSSEPFAGLEQFEPAVRAEILRTFRQRGGDDATQLAQALDDGDTDRARFLAHRLRGASAAVGATGLAELCRSIETAPAAPVPAGRVAALRTAFASVESHIETFERGHPSP comes from the coding sequence ATGACCGGGGCCGCCCCGTCCCCGTCCACGACCACCCTGCGGGTGCTCGTCGCCGAGGACGACGAGACGCTGCGGTTCCTGTCCCGGCGGTTCATCGAAAAGCTGGGGCACACGGTGACCACCGTCCCCAACGGCCGGGACGCCGTCGACGCCGCCCTGACCGGCGGGTTCGACGTGGTGCTGATGGACGTGAACATGCCGCTGCTGGACGGACCGCAGGCCACCCGGATGATCCGCACCGCCGGCGACCGCATCCGGCAGCCGCACATCATCGCCCTGACGGCCGCAGTGAACGCCGGGGTCCGTCAGGCGTGCCGGGCGGCCGGCATGGACGCCTTCGTGACCAAACCGTTCCGTTCCGCGGACATCCGCCAGGCACTGACCGGAATCGGGACCACACCAGCCGTCACCGGGATCGCCCCGGCTGCTGACACCCCGTCGTCAGAGCCCTTCGCCGGGCTGGAACAGTTCGAACCGGCCGTCCGGGCCGAGATCCTGCGGACCTTCCGGCAGCGCGGCGGAGACGACGCCACGCAGCTCGCGCAGGCGCTCGACGACGGCGACACAGACCGGGCCCGGTTCCTGGCCCACCGGCTGCGGGGAGCGAGCGCGGCCGTCGGCGCCACCGGGCTCGCCGAACTCTGCCGGTCGATCGAGACCGCACCGGCCGCCCCCGTCCCCGCCGGTCGGGTGGCCGCGCTCCGGACCGCGTTCGCCTCTGTCGAGAGCCACATCGAGACGTTCGAGCGTGGTCACCCTTCTCCGTAG
- a CDS encoding polysaccharide pyruvyl transferase family protein, with protein sequence MTAPARRIVFLGTHGQYNIGDELLLETFLTELGPQHRYVVNSYDPAFTRAQLAERFAVTVIDTATERGRLLRALRSGDVLCFGGGSIVKELYASTGRHRWSTLLMILAIVTYTRLVARKPIAMLNVGVGPVRSAGGRRLARMILSQVDELTVRDERSLRLCQELGVPARAVTDAVFSVDPGSLVGGAPPPARPVDGPVRVALNLNIDVENPANWESFLAGLAQALTVLHARQPIEIHTLPMQTGFKEHDDADVLAGFAVRLPGIPVVRHDPRSPGDVAAIIGDCDVVVSERLHAIVLASILGVPAFALVYDQKVAELAAMLRMEQWSVDINAPFDADALADRLGDLVRDRDEVARQFLQVSGALRDRARGEFERARRWVAGTPSGGSDQADSGPVLVNGAASSRPEVSTAR encoded by the coding sequence ATGACCGCACCCGCCCGCCGCATCGTCTTCCTCGGCACCCACGGGCAGTACAACATCGGCGACGAGCTGCTGCTCGAGACGTTCCTGACCGAGCTGGGCCCGCAGCACCGGTACGTCGTCAACAGCTACGACCCGGCCTTCACCCGGGCCCAGCTGGCGGAACGGTTCGCCGTGACCGTCATCGACACCGCGACCGAACGTGGCCGGTTGCTGCGTGCACTGCGCTCGGGCGACGTGCTGTGCTTCGGCGGCGGCTCCATCGTCAAGGAGCTGTACGCCAGCACCGGACGGCACCGGTGGTCGACGCTGCTGATGATCCTGGCCATCGTCACCTACACCCGGCTGGTCGCCCGTAAACCGATCGCCATGCTGAACGTCGGGGTCGGGCCGGTGCGTTCGGCGGGCGGTCGGCGGCTTGCCCGCATGATCCTGTCCCAGGTCGACGAGCTGACCGTCCGCGACGAGCGTTCCCTGCGGCTGTGCCAGGAGCTCGGGGTCCCGGCCCGGGCGGTCACCGACGCGGTGTTCTCGGTCGACCCGGGGTCCCTGGTGGGCGGCGCACCCCCACCGGCCCGCCCGGTGGACGGCCCGGTCCGGGTGGCGCTGAACCTCAACATCGACGTCGAGAACCCGGCGAACTGGGAGTCGTTCCTGGCCGGGCTCGCCCAGGCGCTGACCGTGCTGCACGCCCGGCAGCCGATCGAGATCCACACCCTGCCCATGCAGACCGGGTTCAAGGAACACGACGACGCCGACGTGCTGGCCGGGTTCGCCGTTCGCCTCCCCGGCATCCCCGTGGTGCGGCACGACCCACGTTCCCCCGGTGATGTCGCCGCGATCATCGGCGACTGCGACGTGGTCGTGTCCGAACGGCTGCACGCCATCGTGCTCGCCTCGATCCTCGGGGTGCCCGCGTTCGCCCTGGTCTACGACCAAAAGGTCGCCGAGCTGGCCGCCATGCTGCGGATGGAGCAGTGGAGCGTCGACATCAACGCGCCGTTCGACGCCGACGCCCTGGCCGATCGGCTCGGTGACCTCGTGCGGGACCGCGATGAGGTGGCCCGGCAGTTCCTGCAGGTCAGTGGTGCGCTGCGGGACCGGGCGCGGGGCGAGTTCGAGCGGGCGCGGCGGTGGGTCGCCGGTACGCCGTCCGGCGGGTCGGATCAGGCGGATTCCGGTCCGGTCCTGGTCAACGGGGCGGCCTCGAGCCGCCCGGAGGTGTCGACGGCCCGGTGA
- a CDS encoding acyltransferase family protein produces MTLDAARSIEPTRRLRRMPSLDGVRTIAVIFTSLIHLVPNAVPGGFIGVDMFFVLSGFLITSLLIGEWDRHGRIALGRFYVRRARRLLPAVLLLSLVFTVTAVLLDHSTRNLVVTAVTDAGLLTYTLNWAGVLQHDVPWQVDHLWSLSVEEQFYLLWPLVLIVLLPRVRRTTLMWITGLAAAGSVLLQAVSFLAWHSVNISYLASPLRAEGILLGCLLAQWYCWRRAENSLTAVAQARWIPAVALLGLLVAALTLPLDGTVSYVGGMAVATVLAAALVWSLVGKETLGRLDDPVTRLLRSRPMTAIGRRSYSIYLWQNFMAWALTPSLAGTWAWIPANVVATLACAEVSYRFVERRFWRPDVPAKGTPAPSSHRAVDTSGRLEAAPLTRTGPESA; encoded by the coding sequence ATGACCCTTGACGCCGCCCGCTCCATCGAGCCGACCCGGCGCCTGCGCCGGATGCCGTCGCTGGACGGCGTCCGCACGATCGCCGTCATCTTCACGTCGTTGATCCACCTGGTGCCGAACGCGGTCCCCGGCGGGTTCATCGGCGTCGACATGTTCTTCGTGCTGAGCGGCTTTCTGATCACCAGCCTGCTCATCGGCGAATGGGACCGGCACGGCCGCATCGCGCTGGGTCGCTTCTACGTCCGGCGCGCTCGCCGGCTGCTGCCCGCCGTGCTGCTCCTGAGCCTGGTCTTCACGGTCACAGCGGTGCTGCTCGACCATTCGACGCGCAACCTCGTCGTCACCGCCGTCACCGACGCCGGGCTCCTGACCTACACCTTGAACTGGGCGGGCGTCCTGCAGCACGACGTGCCCTGGCAGGTCGACCACCTGTGGTCGCTGTCCGTGGAGGAACAGTTCTACCTGCTGTGGCCGCTGGTGCTGATCGTCCTGCTCCCACGGGTCCGGCGGACGACGCTGATGTGGATCACGGGCCTCGCCGCCGCCGGTTCGGTGCTCCTGCAGGCCGTCTCGTTCCTGGCCTGGCACTCGGTGAACATCAGTTACCTGGCCAGCCCCCTGCGGGCGGAGGGCATCCTGCTCGGCTGTCTGCTCGCCCAGTGGTACTGCTGGCGCCGCGCCGAGAACAGCCTGACCGCCGTGGCACAGGCGCGGTGGATCCCGGCGGTGGCGCTGCTCGGCCTGCTGGTCGCCGCGCTCACCCTGCCCCTGGACGGCACCGTCAGCTACGTCGGCGGCATGGCCGTGGCGACGGTTCTGGCCGCGGCCTTGGTCTGGAGTCTGGTCGGCAAGGAGACCCTCGGCCGGCTCGACGACCCCGTCACCCGACTACTGCGTAGCCGCCCCATGACGGCCATCGGCCGCCGGTCCTACTCGATCTACCTGTGGCAGAACTTCATGGCCTGGGCCCTGACGCCGTCCCTGGCCGGCACCTGGGCCTGGATCCCGGCCAACGTCGTCGCCACCCTGGCCTGCGCCGAGGTCTCGTACCGCTTCGTCGAGCGCCGCTTCTGGCGGCCGGACGTGCCGGCCAAGGGCACCCCGGCCCCGTCGTCTCACCGGGCCGTCGACACCTCCGGGCGGCTCGAGGCCGCCCCGTTGACCAGGACCGGACCGGAATCCGCCTGA